From a region of the Athene noctua chromosome 14, bAthNoc1.hap1.1, whole genome shotgun sequence genome:
- the AKIP1 gene encoding A-kinase-interacting protein 1, with amino-acid sequence MERARAGRTAGLARDVLERARRRPAGRLPASGPEEDSERLSAAFTSLMNLMNQATKECEKYYGFMAASRCKEHEIKHICRYHSRQGGERELESSEEEERMEASVAPRQAKTCQQHTRQASEDIYIEVSPGTYSVTATSEDMVQQTHVVDVNAGQSVNLTFVL; translated from the exons ATGGAgcgggcgcgcgcggggcggACGGCGGGGCTGGCGCGCGACGTGCTggagcgggcgcggcggcggccggcgggacGGCTCCCGGCCTCGGGCCCG GAAGAAGATTCGGAACGTCTTAGTGCAGCATTCACTTCACTCATGAACTTGATGAATCAAGCCACAAAGGAATGCGAG AAGTACTATGGCTTCATGGCAGCCTCTAGATGCAAAGAGCATGAAATCAAACACATCTGCAGATACCACAGCAGGCAAGGAGGGGAAAGAGAGCTGGAGTCCTCTGAAGAAGAGGAA agaATGGAAGCCTCTGTAGCACCCAGACAAGCTAAAACTTGCCAGCAACAT acCAGACAAGCTTCCGAAGACATTTACATTGAAGTTTCTCCTGGCACCTATTCTGTCACAGCAACCTCAGAGGACATGGTGCAACAAACCCATGTGGTAGATGTCAATGCAGGACAAAGTGTGAATTTAACTTTTGTTCTATGA